A single region of the Silene latifolia isolate original U9 population chromosome 8, ASM4854445v1, whole genome shotgun sequence genome encodes:
- the LOC141595534 gene encoding uncharacterized protein LOC141595534: MLQLDQEDVAEEIEYWQQAVVCFILGANPPWEIVEGFIRRIWTRFNIEKISFLPNGIFLVRFKTMEMKEKVLASGHYLFDNKPMIMKAWERDMEMTKEDVKCVHAWIRLHRLPLKLWGKGLPKIAGIVGKHVKNDTATEERTRLGFARVMVEMLVDQELPAKIAFKDEHGIVNQIEVEYEWKPIKCMKCQGMGHDQEQCRKDKLVKVKTLVKNVWRPVVNNDKLKKAI, encoded by the coding sequence ATGCTGCAGTTGGACCAGGAAGATGTTGCAGAAGAAATAGAGTATTGGCAACAAGCTGTTGTATGCTTCATTTTGGGAGCTAATCCACCTTGGGAAATAGTTGAAGGTTTTATAAGACGAATTTGGACAAGGTTTAACATAGAAAAGATCTCATTCTTGCCCAATGGGATATTCCTGGTTAGATTTAAAACGATGGAAATGAAAGAGAAGGTCCTTGCATCAGGACACTATCTTTTTGACAATAAGCCAATGATTATGAAAGCTTGGGAAAGAGACATGGAGATGACTAAAGAGGATGTCAAATGTGTTCATGCGTGGATAAGATTGCATAGGCTGCCTCTGAAATTATGGGGAAAGGGTTTACCAAAAATTGCAGGTATTGTAGGCAAACATGTTAAGAATGATACAGCTACTGAGGAGAGAACTAGGCTGGGATTTGCCCGTGTTATGGTAGAGATGTTAGTTGATCAGGAGCTGCCAGCCAAAATAGCTTTCAAGGATGAGCATGGGATAGTGAATCAAATTGAAGTTGAATATGAATGGAAGCCCATCAAATGCATGAAATGTCAAGGCATGGGGCATGATCAGGAACAATGTAGGAAAGACAAACTGGTTAAAGTGAAGACTTTGGTCAAGAATGTTTGGAGACCAGTTGTGAATAACGATAAGCTCAAGAAGGCTATATAA